One segment of Chitinivibrionales bacterium DNA contains the following:
- a CDS encoding nitroreductase → MTFLELVKSRYSVRGYENRPVEEEKVLKVLNAGRLAPSACNNQPWHFVVIENENKKKELQKVYDREWFYTAPVIIAVCCDMNAAWKRMDGVTYGFVDAAIAMDHMILAATEEGLGTCWIGAFDSQAARKVLELPGGIEPVVFTPLGYPEKGHNSRPRKDLKDVVHRDKF, encoded by the coding sequence GTGACGTTTTTGGAACTGGTTAAATCCCGTTACTCAGTGAGAGGCTATGAAAACAGACCGGTTGAAGAAGAAAAAGTACTCAAGGTATTAAATGCAGGGCGCCTGGCGCCGTCAGCATGCAATAATCAGCCATGGCATTTTGTCGTTATTGAGAATGAGAATAAGAAAAAAGAATTGCAGAAAGTGTATGACAGAGAATGGTTTTATACCGCACCGGTTATCATTGCGGTCTGCTGCGATATGAATGCCGCCTGGAAAAGAATGGATGGGGTAACCTATGGATTTGTGGATGCAGCTATAGCTATGGATCATATGATTCTTGCTGCTACCGAAGAAGGACTTGGCACCTGCTGGATAGGGGCATTTGATTCACAGGCTGCACGGAAGGTTCTGGAACTGCCTGGTGGTATCGAGCCGGTTGTTTTTACCCCGCTCGGCTATCCTGAAAAAGGGCATAACTCCAGACCTCGCAAGGACTTAAAAGATGTGGTGCATCGGGATAAATTTTAA